One Sphingopyxis macrogoltabida genomic region harbors:
- a CDS encoding NepR family anti-sigma factor: protein MPSEPRSSPEKPAGKDAEKKSPRKAQDVNLALRRAYDSAVDESIPQSMLDLLNKLS, encoded by the coding sequence ATGCCATCTGAACCCCGTTCGTCGCCTGAAAAGCCGGCCGGGAAAGATGCCGAAAAGAAAAGTCCCCGCAAGGCGCAGGATGTAAACCTCGCGCTGCGCCGGGCCTATGATTCTGCGGTCGATGAATCGATCCCGCAGTCGATGCTCGACCTTCTCAACAAGCTGAGCTGA